A window of the Lactuca sativa cultivar Salinas chromosome 7, Lsat_Salinas_v11, whole genome shotgun sequence genome harbors these coding sequences:
- the LOC111895648 gene encoding uncharacterized protein LOC111895648 has product MALMYTHSLLLIAVISAIFTVASSNANFQKGPQNWNFNFNNTNKPFTHKNPFHSSRRIIVGGSNNWRFGFNYTEWARTNAPFFFNDTLVFKFDPPSTTNLHPHSIYLLPNLWSFLRCDLKWAKLVANTSQGGGEGFEFVLNKWKPYYFACGESNGFHCQSGMKFSVMPLFRWF; this is encoded by the exons ATGGCTTTGATGTACACACATTCCCTTCTCCTAATAGCCGTAATTTCAGCAATATTCACAGTTGCATCAAGCAATGCGAATTTCCAAAAAGGTCCCCAAAATTGGAACTTCAACTTCAACAATACAAACAAGCCATTTACACACAAGAACCCTTTTCATAGCTCTAGAAGAATCATTGTCGGTGGATCTAACAACTGGCGTTTTGGCTTTAATTACACTGAATGGGCTCGAACAAATGCCCCATTCTTCTTCAACGACACTTTAG TGTTTAAATTTGATCCACCTAGCACTACCAATTTACATCCACATAGCATTTATTTGCTACCAAATCTATGGAGTTTTTTGAGGTGTGATCTAAAATGGGCAAAACTTGTGGCTAACACATCACAAGGTGGAGGAGAAGGGTTTGAGTTCGTGTTAAACAAATGGAAGCCATATTATTTTGCTTGTGGAGAAAGCAACGGTTTTCATTGCCAATCTGGAATGAAATTTTCTGTTATGCCGTTGTTTCGTTGGTTTTGA
- the LOC111895668 gene encoding uncharacterized protein LOC111895668, producing the protein MAPAKPSIRSISQQAFDEMVKENIDDLGMDPTEALSDAIETLTLQGVDLSGIVTSTLPGEINPVIQSLDRIKQLQSSDWTDKAVLDEARCLLDHLTELSRIEGSGNAAIATRNGGVELMCSVCSKLRDIGRESALVSALNALAAFLHDLQSTETFRQSGGPKIVIGILTDETQNVNILNSAFSVIAASATGNEVLKEAYVELHIDELIVKIMKNHKKGSISSLYDAIRVLLAADDTRVIASQVYGYARKFAKIGIAEALAESLDDELNSSSLVSITIALKAISVNDEICRSVAEKGGIDSLLNTIDESGIQGNKTVAKSCCSLLSKLAGSDFNKSAIIERRGLNRLITLSNRLHDDPSVIQEVMTIISTLCLRSPDHAAMAMEAGAGELAIQAMKKFPEASQLQKYSCLMIRNLVARNTENRSILLNNGIEKMIRNAKESHKSCREAGTDALRDLGVENYNS; encoded by the exons ATGGCCCCTGCAAAGCCCAGCATTCGGTCGATCTCGCAACAAGCATTCGATGAAATGGTTAAAGAAAACATAGACGATCTAGGTATGGACCCTACGGAAGCCCTAAGCGACGCCATCGAAACCCTTACTCTTCAAGGCGTAGATCTCTCTGGTATCGTCACCTCTACACTCCCCGGAGAAATCAATCCGGTGATCCAATCACTTGACAGAATCAAACAATTACAGAGTTCGGATTGGACAGACAAAGCAGTCTTAGACGAGGCGCGATGTTTGTTAGATCATTTGACGGAATTGTCCCGTATTGAGGGATCTGGAAATGCTGCGATTGCTACAAGAAACGGAGGTGTAGAATTGATGTGCTCTGTTTGTTCGAAGCTTCGCGATATTGGCCGTGAGTCTGCACTTGTATCGGCTTTGAATGCATTGGCTGCATTTCTCCATG ATCTTCAAAGTACAGAAACTTTCAGGCAAAGTGGAGGACCAAAAATCGTGATTGGTATCCTAACTGATGAAACTCAAAATGTAAACATTTTGAACAGTGCCTTCTCTGTTATTGCTGCTTCTGCAACTGGTAATGAGGTTCTCAAGGAAGCATATGTCGAATTACACATAGATGAGTTAATAGTTAAAATCATGAAGAACCATAAAAAAGGAAGCATCTCAAGTTTATATGATGCCATTCGAGTACTCTTAGCAGCTGATGATACCCGTGTAATCGCTTCACAA GTTTATGGGTATGCTCGAAAATTTGCCAAAATTGGAATTGCTGAAGCTCTTGCTGAGTCACTTGATGATGAACTTAACTCATCAAGCCTGGTATCAATAACAATTGCACTAAAAGCCATTTCAGTGAAT GATGAAATATGCAGATCAGTTGCTGAAAAAGGTGGTATAGATTCACTACTCAATACTATCGATGAATCTGGCATACAAGGGAACAAAACTGTAGCCAAATCTTGCTGTTCTTTGTTATCAAAG TTGGCAGGAAGTGACTTTAACAAGAGTGCTATAATTGAAAGGAGAGGTTTGAATAGACTCATCACACTTTCAAACAGACTTCATGATGATCCTTCTGTCATTCAAGAGGTGATGACCATCATAAGCACCCTGTGCCTGCGCTCACCTGATCATGCAGCCATGGCTATGGAAGCTGGAGCAGGAGAGCTTGCAATTCAAGCTATGAAGAAGTTTCCTGAAGCATCTCAGTTGCAGAAATATTCATGTCTCATGATTCGTAATCTTGTTGCTAGGAATACAGAAAACAG GTCTATTTTGTTGAATAATGGTATTGAGAAGATGATAAGGAATGCGAAAGAAAGCCATAAAAGTTGTAGAGAAGCTGGGACTGATGCACTTAGAGACTTGGGGGTTGAAAATTATAATTCATAG